The proteins below come from a single Candidatus Methylomirabilota bacterium genomic window:
- a CDS encoding glycosyltransferase: MSQRLRVGMYTTVGPRCGIADYARALSRALAARAEVATIPIRPASLNPLRPVAAGLRLSRRDVAHIQHTYSFFGVDQLTYTLLVRLLLASIRAPLVLTAHTVREPGPSRYNGGLGSRLANAVDAPAWHDTETFRRADAIIVHAAVHRDRLVRRGLAPARIHVVPPGVTPRVAVEPGDVAGFRARLAVPSARPIVGVFGFLDRSKRFRELLEAVAALPGDPVLLAAGGPRLPSHDDVRRDLLATAEDLGIGDRVRVTGYLEPDTVPLALEAMDLVVVPYATDESMSYSLHLALGQGRPVVATDVPTLREVQARGDCLALAPIADAARLQETLGRLLADPEARARLAAAARAYAVREGMETAAARTLQVYASARETRR; encoded by the coding sequence ATGAGCCAGCGCCTCCGAGTCGGCATGTACACCACCGTCGGCCCGCGCTGCGGGATCGCCGATTACGCGCGAGCCCTGAGCCGGGCACTGGCGGCCCGGGCCGAGGTGGCCACCATCCCGATCCGGCCGGCGAGCCTGAACCCGCTGCGCCCGGTGGCCGCCGGGCTACGCCTCAGCCGCCGGGACGTCGCGCACATCCAGCACACCTACAGCTTCTTCGGCGTGGATCAGCTCACCTACACGCTCCTGGTGCGCCTCCTGCTGGCCAGCATCCGGGCTCCACTCGTCCTGACCGCCCACACGGTGCGGGAGCCCGGGCCGAGCCGGTACAACGGCGGCCTCGGCAGCCGGCTGGCCAACGCCGTCGACGCGCCCGCCTGGCACGACACGGAGACGTTTCGGCGTGCTGACGCCATCATCGTGCACGCGGCCGTCCACCGGGACCGCCTGGTGCGCCGGGGGCTCGCGCCCGCTCGGATCCACGTGGTTCCGCCGGGGGTGACCCCTCGCGTGGCCGTCGAGCCCGGCGACGTCGCGGGCTTCCGCGCCCGGCTCGCGGTGCCCTCGGCCCGTCCGATCGTGGGCGTATTCGGATTCCTCGACCGATCGAAGCGGTTCCGGGAACTCCTGGAGGCCGTGGCCGCGCTGCCCGGGGATCCGGTGTTGCTGGCGGCCGGAGGCCCGCGGCTCCCGTCACACGACGACGTCCGGCGCGACCTGCTCGCGACGGCCGAGGATCTGGGCATTGGAGACCGCGTGCGCGTGACGGGCTATCTCGAGCCCGACACGGTCCCGCTCGCGCTGGAAGCGATGGACCTCGTCGTGGTCCCGTACGCGACCGACGAGAGCATGTCCTACTCCCTGCACCTGGCCCTGGGCCAAGGCCGCCCGGTCGTCGCCACCGACGTCCCGACGCTCCGGGAGGTGCAGGCGCGCGGCGACTGCCTGGCCCTGGCTCCGATCGCGGACGCGGCTCGCCTGCAGGAGACGCTCGGCCGGTTGCTGGCGGACCCCGAGGCCCGAGCCCGCCTGGCCGCCGCCGCCCGGGCCTACGCCGTGCGCGAGGGCATGGAGACGGCGGCAGCCCGGACGTTGCAGGTGTACGCATCGGCCCGAGAGACCCGCCGGTGA
- a CDS encoding O-antigen ligase family protein, whose translation MKTPVSSPTAIALLFAGGLALVMAWVLAQASLPLGLGVGVIVVVLFVAFVSNEAALYLLIFSMLLGPQLVAGDIGGGQLGRGLTLRLDDFLLVIVGVAWVAKTALYKEVGLVFRTPLNHSIAAYSFAAVFATGLGILAGRVAVMGGIFFTLKYIQYFVIYFMVVNNLRERKQFERFLWALLATCAIVSVIGMLQIPSGQRVSAPFEGPQGEPNTFGGYLVLMLALVAGLLMTTRSTRLKIVLPCLALVIITPIFFTLSRASYLALIPLALTLFVFSERKLFLAAFFAATLALTPFFIPEAVVDRVRYTFSQPPEAGQKQLGGVRVDTSTSARLESYEQVLLRDWLEHPLFGYGVTGYRFLDAQYPRTLAETGLVGFLAFLWLQAALFREAYGVLKTTQDPLFRGVALGFLCGFVALITHAIGTNTFIIVRIMEPFWFLAGMVIMIPQLEASQATPAVAAASRPSWARRGRPLPIAS comes from the coding sequence ATGAAGACCCCGGTCAGCTCCCCGACGGCAATCGCTCTTCTCTTCGCGGGAGGGCTCGCGCTCGTGATGGCGTGGGTGCTGGCGCAGGCCTCGCTCCCGCTGGGGCTGGGCGTCGGCGTCATCGTCGTCGTCCTGTTCGTCGCCTTCGTCAGCAACGAGGCCGCGCTCTACCTCCTGATCTTCTCGATGCTCCTCGGCCCTCAGCTCGTCGCCGGCGACATCGGCGGCGGGCAACTGGGACGAGGCCTCACCCTCCGCCTCGACGATTTCCTCCTCGTCATCGTGGGGGTGGCCTGGGTGGCCAAGACCGCGCTCTACAAGGAGGTGGGCCTGGTCTTCCGGACCCCCCTGAACCACTCCATCGCCGCCTACTCCTTCGCCGCCGTTTTCGCCACCGGCCTCGGCATCCTGGCGGGGCGCGTGGCGGTCATGGGAGGCATCTTCTTCACCCTGAAGTACATCCAGTACTTCGTCATCTACTTCATGGTCGTGAACAATCTGCGGGAGCGGAAGCAGTTCGAGCGCTTCCTGTGGGCGCTCCTGGCCACCTGCGCCATCGTGAGCGTGATCGGGATGCTGCAGATCCCATCGGGCCAGCGCGTCTCGGCCCCCTTCGAGGGGCCGCAGGGGGAACCCAACACGTTCGGGGGCTATCTCGTCCTCATGCTGGCGCTGGTGGCGGGGTTGTTGATGACGACCAGGTCGACCCGACTGAAGATCGTCCTCCCGTGTCTCGCCCTGGTGATCATCACGCCCATCTTCTTCACGCTCTCGCGGGCTTCCTACCTCGCCCTGATTCCCCTGGCCCTGACCCTCTTCGTCTTCAGTGAGCGCAAGCTGTTCCTGGCGGCGTTCTTCGCCGCCACGCTGGCCTTGACTCCATTCTTCATCCCCGAGGCCGTCGTCGACCGCGTCCGTTACACTTTCAGCCAGCCGCCCGAAGCGGGGCAGAAGCAGCTCGGGGGCGTTCGGGTCGACACCTCCACGTCGGCCCGCCTGGAGAGCTACGAGCAGGTCCTCTTGCGGGACTGGCTCGAGCATCCCCTGTTCGGCTACGGGGTGACCGGCTACCGATTCCTCGACGCCCAGTATCCGCGGACCCTGGCCGAGACGGGCCTGGTGGGCTTTCTCGCGTTTCTGTGGCTCCAGGCCGCGCTGTTCCGCGAGGCCTACGGCGTCCTCAAGACGACCCAGGACCCGCTCTTCCGGGGGGTTGCCCTGGGTTTCCTGTGTGGGTTCGTCGCCCTCATCACCCACGCGATCGGGACCAATACCTTCATCATCGTCCGGATCATGGAGCCCTTCTGGTTCCTGGCCGGGATGGTCATCATGATTCCCCAGCTGGAGGCGAGCCAGGCCACTCCCGCCGTGGCCGCGGCGTCCAGGCCGTCATGGGCGCGTCGAGGGAGGCCGCTCCCGATCGCCTCCTGA
- the asnB gene encoding asparagine synthase (glutamine-hydrolyzing): MCGIGGVLSYGSGARRDVEVAVPRMIAALRHRGPDDEGIHLAAVPDARSPRGWLGLGHTRLRIIDLSAAGRQPMANEDESLWLSFNGEIYNFEELRHQCERRGHRFRSRTDCEVLLHLYEDEGEDFLARCNGMFAFALWDGRRQRLLLARDRLGVKPLVYAMTADGIAFASDVRALLPAPGVKREIAPAALLDYLTLGYVLTPRTILAGIRRLPPATLLVYEDGVVRLRRYWDLAASFRTPRPAPERDLEAALEDRLRAATGRRLVSDVPLGALVSGGLDSSAVTAEAAACLKGPLDTFSISFPEPGYDELPAARTVAAHLGCPHHYTTAPAGEEAIRAALVAVLDEPLGDTSLVPLYSLARFARQRVTVVLSGDGGDETLGGYETYLADRVFGWYRRVPGPIRRTVGAAARHLPVTSRKVGATYKARQFFTAPDGDPDRAHYWWRVVFPPADASAVLGADLRAAVAAHDPFHTFADYAAELPDAPPLARAQYVDIKTFLADNILVKVDRATMAHALEARSPFLDYELVEFAAGLPDRAKVRGLTQKVLLRRLMRDRLPASTLRQGKRGFNAPVSAWLRGPLRGLVEELLSSRSLRDAGLFDPVPVAELWRAHARGYTDHGLRLWALVTFMLWWQAVYAKPVEMSHA; this comes from the coding sequence GTGTGCGGAATCGGCGGCGTCCTGAGCTACGGGTCCGGCGCGCGCCGGGACGTCGAGGTCGCGGTTCCCCGCATGATCGCCGCCCTGCGCCATCGCGGACCCGACGACGAAGGGATCCACCTCGCCGCGGTGCCCGACGCGCGGTCCCCGCGCGGGTGGCTCGGCCTCGGCCATACGCGTCTCCGCATCATCGACCTCTCGGCCGCCGGGCGCCAGCCGATGGCCAACGAGGACGAGTCCCTCTGGCTCAGCTTCAACGGCGAGATCTACAACTTCGAAGAGCTCCGGCACCAGTGCGAGCGGCGGGGCCATCGCTTCCGGAGTCGGACCGACTGCGAGGTGCTCCTGCACCTCTACGAAGACGAAGGCGAAGACTTCCTGGCGCGCTGCAACGGCATGTTCGCCTTCGCCCTGTGGGACGGACGCCGCCAGCGCCTGCTCCTGGCCCGCGACCGTCTGGGGGTCAAGCCGCTCGTGTACGCGATGACGGCAGACGGCATCGCCTTCGCCTCGGATGTCCGGGCGTTGCTCCCGGCGCCGGGCGTGAAGCGCGAGATCGCCCCGGCCGCCCTCCTCGACTACCTCACGCTCGGGTACGTGCTCACGCCGCGCACGATCCTGGCCGGCATCAGGCGGCTCCCGCCCGCGACGCTCCTCGTCTATGAGGACGGCGTCGTGCGCCTGCGGCGCTACTGGGACCTCGCCGCGTCGTTCCGGACCCCGCGCCCGGCCCCGGAGCGGGACCTCGAGGCGGCGCTGGAGGACCGCCTTCGCGCGGCGACCGGACGCCGGCTGGTCAGCGACGTGCCGCTCGGCGCCCTGGTGAGCGGCGGACTGGATTCGAGCGCCGTCACGGCCGAGGCCGCCGCCTGCCTCAAGGGTCCGCTCGACACCTTCAGCATCAGCTTTCCCGAGCCCGGCTACGACGAGCTCCCCGCCGCCCGGACGGTCGCCGCCCACCTCGGGTGCCCGCATCACTACACGACGGCGCCGGCCGGGGAGGAGGCGATTCGCGCCGCCCTCGTCGCCGTCCTGGACGAGCCGCTGGGCGATACCTCCCTGGTCCCTCTCTACTCCCTCGCCCGATTCGCCCGCCAGCGGGTCACGGTGGTGCTGTCGGGGGACGGCGGCGACGAGACGCTGGGGGGCTACGAGACCTACCTCGCCGATCGCGTCTTCGGATGGTACCGCCGGGTGCCGGGACCGATCCGGCGGACGGTCGGCGCCGCCGCGCGGCACCTGCCGGTCACGAGCCGCAAGGTCGGGGCGACCTACAAGGCCCGCCAGTTCTTCACGGCCCCCGACGGCGATCCCGACCGGGCCCACTACTGGTGGCGGGTGGTCTTCCCGCCCGCCGACGCGTCAGCCGTGCTCGGCGCCGACCTCCGGGCCGCCGTCGCCGCTCACGACCCGTTCCACACCTTCGCCGACTATGCCGCCGAGCTGCCCGACGCGCCGCCGCTGGCCCGGGCGCAATACGTGGACATCAAGACCTTCCTGGCCGACAACATCCTGGTCAAGGTCGACCGGGCGACGATGGCCCACGCGCTGGAAGCCCGCTCGCCCTTCCTCGATTACGAGCTGGTCGAGTTCGCCGCCGGGCTGCCCGACCGGGCGAAGGTCCGCGGGCTCACCCAGAAGGTGCTGCTCCGGCGCCTCATGCGGGACCGCCTGCCCGCCTCGACGCTCCGCCAGGGGAAGCGCGGCTTCAACGCCCCGGTCTCGGCCTGGCTCCGAGGCCCGCTGCGGGGCCTGGTGGAGGAGCTCTTGTCGTCCCGCTCGCTCCGGGACGCGGGCCTGTTCGACCCCGTCCCCGTCGCCGAGCTATGGCGCGCCCACGCTCGCGGCTACACCGATCACGGCCTCAGACTCTGGGCGCTGGTCACGTTCATGCTCTGGTGGCAGGCGGTCTACGCGAAGCCGGTGGAGATGAGCCATGCTTAG
- a CDS encoding flippase, producing MSTASPILRNATALVVAQLVTKAVNVAVSVAMVRWLGALELGRYAYILAFCFPFGAVADFGLATLAIREISRDRSRAGVVLATLRRLLLGLTGISVAAMVILAALTRHDSETLLGIALVGLSSVLSAGTTPSLVALTAREAMDLVSLHRIAASVVGSLLTVAVLLMGGTVLPLLLAAAGTNLAMLGLGRWLAGDVGVPLRIPGSALRAMLRQAIPFGLLMVGFALYYRIDMVMLEWLRGPREVGLYAAAYRFLDAMVVLAASLGGPFFPRLSKLVKGHEPEARALLENAWRPLLALGLPLSLGTFLLADDLTRALFGADFALAGGLLRVLIWGTLPLFWINVANHALIAADRVWALAGVYGAGLLANVVGNLILIPRWGAWGASIATLACEWLTLALVVRLIQRRFTVSFSADGLWRYVPAAAGMALCMWLGRGFGLAAEIVLGALAYAGGLLLLGYLRSADMLAVRRLLAG from the coding sequence ATGAGTACCGCGAGTCCCATCCTCCGAAACGCCACCGCCCTCGTGGTGGCCCAGCTCGTCACCAAGGCCGTCAACGTCGCGGTGTCGGTCGCCATGGTCCGCTGGCTCGGCGCCCTGGAGCTCGGGCGCTATGCCTACATCCTCGCCTTCTGCTTCCCGTTCGGCGCGGTCGCCGATTTCGGGCTGGCGACCCTGGCGATCCGGGAGATCAGCCGCGACCGCAGCCGCGCGGGAGTGGTGCTGGCCACGCTCCGTCGGTTGCTCCTGGGGTTGACGGGGATCTCGGTCGCGGCCATGGTGATCCTCGCCGCGCTCACGCGCCACGATTCCGAGACCCTCCTGGGCATCGCCCTCGTCGGGCTGTCGAGCGTGCTTTCGGCCGGCACCACCCCGTCGCTGGTGGCCCTGACGGCGCGGGAGGCGATGGACCTGGTCTCGCTGCATCGGATCGCGGCCTCCGTGGTAGGCTCCCTGCTCACGGTCGCCGTCCTCCTGATGGGAGGCACGGTCCTGCCCCTCCTGCTCGCGGCGGCGGGAACCAACCTGGCGATGCTGGGCCTGGGTCGGTGGCTGGCCGGCGATGTCGGAGTCCCGCTCCGGATTCCCGGCTCGGCGCTGCGGGCCATGCTCCGCCAGGCCATCCCGTTCGGGCTGCTCATGGTGGGCTTCGCCCTGTACTACCGCATCGACATGGTCATGCTCGAGTGGCTCCGGGGGCCGCGGGAGGTCGGGCTCTATGCGGCGGCGTACCGATTCCTCGACGCGATGGTGGTCCTGGCGGCCTCACTCGGCGGTCCCTTCTTCCCGCGTCTGTCGAAGCTCGTGAAGGGCCACGAGCCGGAAGCACGGGCCCTCCTCGAGAACGCCTGGCGACCCCTGCTGGCGCTCGGGCTCCCTCTCTCGCTCGGGACGTTCCTCCTGGCCGACGACCTCACCCGGGCCTTGTTCGGTGCCGACTTCGCGCTGGCGGGCGGCCTCTTGCGGGTCCTGATCTGGGGCACCCTGCCGCTGTTCTGGATCAACGTGGCCAATCACGCCCTCATCGCCGCCGATCGGGTGTGGGCCCTGGCCGGCGTCTACGGGGCCGGCCTCCTCGCCAACGTCGTCGGCAACCTGATCCTGATTCCGCGCTGGGGCGCCTGGGGGGCCAGCATCGCCACGCTCGCCTGTGAGTGGCTCACGCTGGCGCTGGTGGTACGCCTCATCCAGCGCCGGTTCACGGTGTCGTTCTCCGCCGACGGCCTCTGGCGGTACGTCCCGGCCGCGGCGGGCATGGCGCTCTGCATGTGGCTGGGACGGGGCTTCGGCCTGGCGGCCGAGATCGTGCTGGGGGCGCTGGCGTACGCCGGCGGGCTGCTCCTGCTCGGCTACCTCCGGAGCGCCGACATGCTGGCGGTCAGGCGCCTGCTGGCCGGGTGA
- a CDS encoding class I SAM-dependent methyltransferase — MLELVRARHGRPRLLCDLGSGTGPSPLQSLWDGRRLAIDLVPGPGLDVAADGQRLPLRDKSVDAVLLMEVLEHVPDPLGILRECARVLTPGGYLCLTVPQYHITHDHPGDFYRYTRQGLEHLCREAGLRVLDAWATGGALLVVFHAIELNLPPKLRILFVGLTHRLFDWLDGRVCGHGNRPGARDALGWALVATRKCAQSPAWP, encoded by the coding sequence ATGCTCGAGCTGGTCCGGGCTCGACACGGGCGCCCTCGGCTCCTGTGTGACCTCGGCTCCGGGACCGGGCCCTCGCCCCTCCAATCCCTCTGGGATGGCCGGCGCCTGGCCATCGACCTCGTGCCAGGCCCGGGCCTCGACGTGGCCGCCGACGGGCAGCGGCTGCCGCTGCGGGACAAGAGTGTGGACGCGGTGCTCCTGATGGAAGTCCTGGAGCACGTCCCGGATCCCCTGGGGATCCTCCGGGAGTGTGCGCGGGTCCTCACGCCTGGCGGGTACCTGTGCCTGACGGTGCCCCAGTACCACATCACTCACGACCATCCGGGCGACTTCTACCGGTACACCCGCCAGGGCCTCGAGCACCTCTGCCGAGAAGCCGGGCTCCGTGTGCTGGACGCCTGGGCCACGGGAGGGGCGCTCCTCGTGGTGTTCCACGCCATCGAGCTGAATTTGCCACCGAAGCTCAGAATCCTGTTCGTCGGCCTCACCCATCGCCTGTTCGACTGGCTTGACGGGCGCGTCTGCGGGCACGGGAATCGGCCGGGCGCTCGAGACGCCCTGGGCTGGGCCCTCGTCGCCACCCGAAAGTGCGCCCAATCGCCGGCATGGCCATGA
- a CDS encoding glycosyltransferase family 2 protein, with protein MSETPLVSAIVLNYNGAHLLADCLKTLGQQDWPAFEILVADNGSVDDSQAVCGDYDVRWLSMGENLGFSRANNRAGAEARGRYLFFVNNDMRFASDCVSRLARALESDPSLFAADPTQLDWEGSRVIHGRTRLVPGSYRDTVIPPFAVEYTADATGPVEVPWGCAGSLLVRRDRFGALGGFDPTFFIDFEDTDLCWRAWRRGWRTVYVPEAVLHHRVGMSGDEFQHLVRRVGPARVPKFWFRRRVSYHTNLLRFALKCLPAGTVARLAGHLIARAGWHVSRRNPKIALAIGLAFLNNVRLLRGTRAARRDVERTQVLDHASLMRRFAPPNNPR; from the coding sequence GTGAGCGAGACGCCGCTGGTCTCCGCCATCGTCCTGAATTACAACGGCGCCCACCTCCTGGCGGACTGCTTGAAGACCCTCGGTCAGCAGGACTGGCCGGCATTCGAGATCCTGGTGGCGGACAACGGCAGCGTGGACGACAGTCAGGCCGTGTGCGGGGACTACGACGTCCGCTGGCTGTCCATGGGAGAGAACCTCGGGTTTTCCCGCGCGAACAACCGAGCCGGGGCCGAGGCGCGCGGGCGGTATCTGTTCTTCGTCAACAACGACATGCGCTTCGCTTCGGACTGCGTCTCGCGGCTGGCCCGAGCTCTCGAGTCCGACCCCTCGCTGTTCGCCGCGGACCCGACGCAGCTCGACTGGGAGGGCAGCCGGGTGATCCACGGCCGGACTCGGCTCGTGCCCGGCAGCTACCGGGACACCGTGATCCCTCCGTTCGCGGTCGAGTACACGGCCGACGCGACGGGTCCGGTCGAGGTTCCGTGGGGCTGCGCGGGCAGCCTCCTGGTGCGCCGCGACCGGTTCGGCGCCCTCGGGGGATTCGACCCGACGTTCTTCATCGACTTCGAGGACACGGACCTGTGCTGGCGCGCCTGGCGGCGGGGCTGGCGGACCGTCTACGTGCCCGAGGCGGTCCTTCATCACCGGGTCGGCATGTCCGGGGACGAGTTCCAGCACCTCGTCCGTCGGGTGGGGCCGGCCCGGGTGCCGAAATTCTGGTTCCGCCGCCGGGTGAGCTATCACACGAACCTTCTCCGGTTCGCCCTCAAGTGCCTGCCGGCGGGGACGGTGGCCCGCCTCGCGGGTCATCTGATCGCCCGCGCGGGGTGGCATGTGTCCCGGCGGAACCCCAAGATCGCCCTGGCCATCGGCCTGGCCTTTCTGAACAACGTGCGGCTCCTTCGGGGAACGCGGGCCGCGCGGCGCGACGTCGAGCGCACCCAGGTGCTCGATCACGCGTCGCTGATGCGGCGGTTCGCACCCCCGAACAACCCGCGATGA
- a CDS encoding class I SAM-dependent methyltransferase, whose amino-acid sequence MTAPRCRTSYADHRLDLRESRLTKLLALLADERRGRLLDIGCAAGELAELLQTLGWQAEGVDREPALVERARGRGIAVRRADFERDPLPWDSATFDAAVAGEVIEHVIDTDHLLHEAARVLRPNGVLIVTTPNLASLENRVRLLLGRYPMWMDHGIEGSGHLRYYTPGLLQRQLEQHGFRVERHVGNWVPFLPQRWVDDRKWPWLAVTGDWWPSLAMGILMKARRSMPA is encoded by the coding sequence TTGACGGCGCCCAGGTGCCGGACGTCCTACGCGGATCACCGGCTCGATCTGCGCGAGTCGCGGCTGACCAAGCTGCTCGCGTTGCTCGCGGATGAGCGGCGGGGTCGCCTGCTGGACATCGGCTGTGCCGCTGGAGAGCTGGCCGAGCTCCTCCAGACCCTCGGGTGGCAGGCCGAAGGTGTGGACCGTGAGCCGGCCCTGGTGGAGCGGGCCCGGGGGCGCGGCATCGCGGTCCGCCGTGCCGATTTCGAGCGTGACCCGCTGCCGTGGGACTCGGCCACCTTCGACGCCGCAGTGGCGGGCGAGGTCATCGAGCACGTGATCGATACCGATCACCTCCTGCACGAAGCCGCGCGGGTCCTCCGCCCGAATGGCGTGCTGATCGTCACCACGCCCAACCTGGCCAGCCTCGAGAACCGAGTCCGGCTCCTGCTCGGTCGTTATCCGATGTGGATGGATCATGGGATCGAGGGGAGCGGTCACCTGCGCTACTACACCCCCGGACTGCTCCAGCGCCAGCTCGAGCAACACGGGTTCCGCGTCGAGCGGCACGTGGGGAACTGGGTCCCCTTCCTCCCGCAGCGATGGGTGGACGACCGAAAGTGGCCCTGGCTGGCGGTGACAGGCGACTGGTGGCCCTCGCTGGCGATGGGGATCCTGATGAAGGCTCGACGGAGCATGCCCGCGTGA
- a CDS encoding class I SAM-dependent methyltransferase — MRLLTLEIGSGNAPDPRADVLVDLHVWDDSERSRMEPIRRDSRPLIVADGIALPFADKSFDLALAIGVLEHTDDPVAFLSEMSRVAHRGVVHVPTTFAERVFYRPFHKFTFALDGDTLLIRRKSFPDVFGGLFDYLAHFDEDFVRFAQNHRWLFNLTYEWAGRASYRLEEYDAARLEFAPFQRTYDGRPFKFQLCVSELLPTQVERLLAQEVPVSWRRRVRDWMKRAAGAIGARALP, encoded by the coding sequence ATGCGGCTCTTGACACTCGAGATCGGGAGTGGAAATGCCCCTGACCCGCGGGCTGATGTGCTCGTCGACCTGCACGTCTGGGATGACTCCGAGCGGAGTCGGATGGAACCCATCCGGCGGGATTCCAGACCGCTGATCGTCGCTGACGGAATCGCGCTCCCCTTCGCGGACAAGAGCTTCGACCTCGCCCTGGCCATCGGCGTCCTCGAGCACACCGACGATCCGGTCGCCTTCCTGAGCGAGATGTCCCGCGTGGCACACCGAGGCGTGGTCCACGTCCCCACGACGTTCGCCGAGCGGGTGTTCTACAGGCCATTCCACAAGTTCACCTTCGCCCTCGACGGCGATACGCTGCTGATCCGGCGCAAGAGCTTTCCCGACGTGTTCGGAGGTCTCTTCGATTACCTCGCGCACTTCGACGAGGACTTCGTTCGGTTCGCCCAGAACCACCGCTGGCTCTTCAATCTGACCTACGAGTGGGCGGGCCGCGCTTCCTACCGGCTGGAGGAGTACGATGCGGCCCGTCTCGAATTCGCTCCCTTCCAGCGCACGTACGATGGGCGACCGTTCAAGTTCCAGCTCTGCGTGAGCGAGCTGTTGCCGACCCAAGTGGAGCGCCTGCTCGCCCAGGAGGTACCCGTCTCGTGGCGGCGGCGCGTGCGCGACTGGATGAAGCGGGCCGCGGGTGCCATCGGGGCGCGGGCCCTTCCGTGA
- a CDS encoding glycosyltransferase family 2 protein yields the protein MLSVVIPAFNEQDGIGQTLDDVQVALQDAGIVAEVIVVDDGSTDQTGAIATAHGATVIRHPINVGYGRSLKDGILQARYDLIAIADADCSYPVHELPRLLKAGEGFDMVVGARTGPTYRGSFLRFPARKLFQWLVEFSVGQRIPDVNSGLRIMRKDVVLRFFDTLSNGFSFTTTLTMAMLLNAYFVTFVPVAYFPRRGRSKIRVVRDTLRMAQIIIEAILYHNPIKVFLIPTGVLALVGLAVGAYAPFSGHGVFLGGVAVASLLTASVIFAIGLLADLLRRIMQK from the coding sequence ATGCTTAGCGTCGTCATCCCGGCCTTCAACGAGCAGGACGGCATCGGCCAGACCCTCGACGACGTGCAGGTCGCGCTCCAGGACGCGGGCATCGTGGCCGAAGTGATCGTGGTGGACGACGGCTCGACGGACCAGACCGGCGCCATCGCGACCGCCCACGGCGCGACTGTGATCCGGCATCCCATCAACGTCGGCTACGGCCGTTCGTTGAAGGACGGCATCCTGCAGGCCCGCTACGATCTGATCGCCATCGCCGACGCCGACTGCTCGTACCCCGTGCACGAGCTCCCCCGCCTCCTGAAGGCGGGCGAAGGCTTCGACATGGTGGTCGGGGCCCGGACCGGGCCCACCTATCGGGGGAGCTTCCTGAGGTTCCCGGCCCGGAAGCTGTTCCAGTGGCTGGTCGAGTTCAGCGTGGGCCAGCGGATTCCCGACGTGAACTCCGGGCTCCGGATCATGCGGAAGGACGTGGTCCTGCGCTTCTTCGACACCTTGAGCAACGGCTTCTCCTTCACGACCACGCTGACCATGGCGATGCTCCTGAACGCCTACTTCGTGACCTTCGTCCCGGTCGCCTACTTTCCCCGGCGGGGGCGCTCCAAGATCCGCGTCGTCCGCGACACCCTCCGGATGGCGCAGATCATCATCGAGGCGATCCTCTACCACAACCCGATCAAGGTCTTCCTCATCCCGACGGGCGTCCTGGCCCTGGTCGGGCTGGCCGTCGGCGCCTACGCGCCGTTCTCGGGCCACGGCGTCTTTCTCGGCGGCGTGGCGGTCGCGTCGCTCCTGACGGCCAGCGTGATCTTCGCCATCGGGCTCCTGGCCGACCTCCTCCGGCGGATCATGCAGAAATGA